A single window of Chitinophaga sp. XS-30 DNA harbors:
- a CDS encoding amidohydrolase family protein, producing MNRRNFVRNMATSASGIILGNALVQNAVAATASPAGPADRMKEVLRYRKLDAHVHLGLSKDGPEVNVDFAERLGIDRMFISKPVTSGPATPDDFRAANDVILKAMKRYPGKLTGMLTLNPAYPKASLEEIKRCTGEGMTGIKVYHQVKINDPLFYPVIERLIDLKMIMLMHAEATLGIAGYRMKYDQGIKPNASRPEDFVEAAARYPEAMLQYAHIGGGPDWEYACKLLKNSPNVYIDVSGSNNENNMVEFAVKCVGADRILFGSDNMYYQSVGKIIDARLTEEEKRKIFFDNYYNILKKGGYHVD from the coding sequence ATGAACAGAAGAAATTTCGTCAGGAATATGGCCACTTCCGCATCGGGGATCATCCTCGGAAATGCCCTGGTACAGAATGCCGTGGCCGCAACAGCATCGCCTGCCGGTCCGGCGGACCGCATGAAGGAAGTGCTGCGTTACCGCAAGCTGGATGCGCATGTGCATCTGGGTCTTTCTAAAGATGGCCCGGAAGTGAATGTGGATTTTGCGGAGCGGCTGGGGATAGACCGGATGTTCATTTCCAAGCCCGTTACCAGCGGGCCGGCTACGCCGGATGATTTCAGGGCGGCCAATGACGTCATCCTGAAAGCCATGAAACGTTACCCGGGCAAACTAACGGGAATGCTTACACTCAATCCTGCTTACCCGAAGGCATCCCTGGAAGAGATCAAACGCTGCACCGGGGAGGGGATGACCGGTATAAAGGTGTATCACCAGGTGAAGATCAATGATCCTTTGTTCTACCCCGTCATCGAACGGCTTATTGATCTGAAAATGATCATGCTGATGCATGCCGAAGCTACGCTGGGGATTGCCGGTTACCGCATGAAATACGACCAGGGCATCAAGCCGAACGCTTCCCGCCCGGAAGATTTTGTAGAGGCCGCCGCAAGGTATCCTGAAGCCATGCTGCAGTATGCCCACATCGGCGGCGGGCCGGATTGGGAATATGCCTGCAAGCTGCTAAAGAACAGTCCGAATGTGTACATCGATGTATCCGGCAGCAATAATGAGAACAATATGGTGGAGTTTGCCGTGAAATGTGTGGGGGCGGACCGGATATTGTTCGGTTCGGACAACATGTACTACCAGTCCGTCGGCAAGATCATCGATGCAAGGCTGACGGAAGAGGAGAAGCGGAAGATATTCTTTGATAATTATTACAACATCCTGAAAAAAGGCGGCTACCATGTTGATTGA
- a CDS encoding LacI family DNA-binding transcriptional regulator: MKSSKKEKNNQLSGIKEIARRANVSIATVDRVIHDRTGIAKSTKEKILKIIKELNYQPNIHARRLALARQFRIATLIPLRSKETSFWEGPLKGIETASAEISQYGVVVEKFFYDQNSISSFQQQSQALLKTRPDGLLFAPSFMEESVLFAQKCQKLRIPYVLMDSDLPVEGSLAYIGPNQQASGNLSAHLISYLIGKDQSILIVNISKELDDQHHLLKKEEGFRNYFRTHRWDNQILKININKTDTRSIEKGLATMFKEHPNIGVVFVTNSRVSNVAGFVEQLDRKVILIGYDFVNENIEYIEKGVIDFLICQKPLEQAYKGVMAIYQHLAISSPVEKVTFMPIDIITRENYRFYNY; this comes from the coding sequence ATGAAATCATCAAAGAAAGAAAAGAATAATCAGCTTTCAGGTATCAAGGAGATCGCCAGGAGGGCCAATGTATCGATCGCTACAGTGGATCGTGTGATCCATGACCGGACGGGCATTGCGAAGAGCACCAAGGAGAAGATATTGAAGATCATCAAGGAGCTGAACTATCAGCCCAATATCCACGCCCGGCGGCTGGCGCTGGCCCGGCAGTTCCGCATCGCCACGCTCATACCCCTGCGCTCGAAGGAAACAAGCTTCTGGGAAGGGCCGCTCAAAGGTATTGAGACCGCATCCGCAGAGATCAGTCAATATGGTGTGGTGGTAGAAAAATTCTTTTACGATCAGAATTCCATCAGCTCCTTTCAGCAACAATCCCAGGCGCTGCTGAAAACCCGCCCGGACGGGCTGTTGTTCGCTCCGTCCTTCATGGAAGAATCCGTGCTTTTTGCACAGAAATGCCAGAAACTGCGTATTCCTTATGTGCTGATGGACTCCGACCTGCCCGTGGAAGGCAGCCTGGCGTACATTGGCCCCAATCAGCAGGCCAGCGGCAACTTGTCCGCCCACCTGATCAGCTACCTGATCGGAAAAGATCAAAGCATATTGATCGTCAACATATCAAAGGAACTGGATGACCAGCATCACCTGCTCAAAAAAGAGGAAGGCTTCCGGAACTATTTCCGCACCCACCGCTGGGATAACCAGATACTGAAGATCAATATCAATAAAACCGATACCAGGTCGATCGAAAAAGGGCTGGCCACCATGTTCAAAGAACATCCCAATATCGGCGTGGTGTTCGTGACCAACTCCAGGGTGTCCAATGTGGCGGGATTTGTGGAGCAGCTGGACCGGAAGGTGATCCTGATCGGGTACGATTTCGTGAATGAGAATATTGAATACATCGAGAAAGGGGTGATCGACTTCCTGATCTGCCAGAAGCCGCTGGAGCAGGCGTACAAGGGCGTGATGGCCATATATCAGCATCTGGCCATTTCATCGCCGGTAGAAAAGGTCACTTTCATGCCGATCGATATCATCACCCGGGAGAATTACCGGTTCTATAATTATTAA
- a CDS encoding MBL fold metallo-hydrolase, with amino-acid sequence MIRIRLLRNATLIIEMSNKQLLIDPMLGEKGAYDPVPWTSNGIRNPVTDLPVDAGELEEIIEDTDAVLVTHTHNDHWDAAAQQLLPKGIPLFGQVEDEPKFIGLGFEEAVGIPGSYQYEEITFSRTGGQHGTGDIGAKMAPVSGFVLDNDEYKIYIAGDTVWCDDVEDAINRYEPDFIILNTGAAQFDIGDPITMTVDDILKVCEASYAEKIICVHLEAINHCYLQREELRRAIRDAGFEGRCLVPDDGEEIILVEA; translated from the coding sequence ATGATCAGAATCCGTTTACTCCGCAATGCCACGCTCATCATCGAAATGAGCAATAAACAACTGCTGATAGACCCCATGCTGGGCGAAAAGGGCGCGTACGACCCCGTACCCTGGACCAGCAACGGTATCCGTAACCCGGTGACAGACCTGCCCGTTGATGCCGGTGAACTAGAGGAGATCATTGAAGATACGGACGCCGTATTGGTGACCCACACGCATAACGACCACTGGGATGCTGCAGCGCAGCAGCTTTTGCCAAAGGGCATCCCCCTGTTCGGGCAGGTAGAGGATGAGCCGAAGTTCATTGGCCTGGGCTTTGAGGAAGCCGTTGGCATCCCGGGATCATATCAATACGAAGAGATCACGTTTTCCCGCACGGGAGGGCAGCACGGCACGGGAGACATCGGCGCAAAAATGGCCCCTGTTTCCGGGTTTGTGCTGGATAATGATGAATACAAAATTTATATCGCCGGAGATACCGTCTGGTGCGATGACGTGGAGGATGCGATCAACCGCTATGAACCGGATTTCATCATCCTGAACACCGGCGCAGCCCAATTCGACATCGGTGACCCCATTACGATGACGGTAGACGACATCCTCAAGGTCTGCGAGGCCAGCTATGCGGAAAAGATCATCTGTGTGCATCTGGAGGCGATCAATCACTGCTATCTGCAGCGGGAGGAACTGCGGCGGGCCATTCGTGATGCGGGTTTTGAAGGCCGTTGCCTCGTGCCGGACGATGGTGAGGAGATCATCCTCGTTGAGGCTTAG
- a CDS encoding amidohydrolase family protein: protein MLIDINAYTGHWPFKQLRDNHCEGLLGRMKEYGVDLSVVTNLNGIFYKNTQSANEELYEEVRSKRAYRDRFLPFAIINPIYAGWKADFLTCVKDFGMKGIRVFPNYHDYTIDDPALLDLVKMARDHDVPVALTMRVVDSRQRSWMDLAAEWAMKDYVPLVQAVPDAKYMMLNLSTGMALSAEQETVLKNANVLFDTSGRHITHFANVYRRFGKEKFAFGSHFPVFDYYTGLLRIESLRPEEAEEADRALFCSGNARRFLKV, encoded by the coding sequence ATGTTGATTGATATTAATGCCTACACCGGCCACTGGCCGTTCAAGCAGTTGCGGGACAACCATTGCGAAGGGTTGTTGGGGAGGATGAAGGAATATGGTGTGGACCTCTCCGTTGTCACGAACCTGAATGGTATCTTTTACAAGAACACCCAATCCGCCAACGAGGAACTGTATGAAGAAGTGCGTTCCAAACGGGCGTACCGGGACCGTTTTCTGCCGTTTGCCATCATCAATCCCATTTATGCCGGATGGAAAGCTGATTTTCTGACCTGTGTGAAGGATTTCGGGATGAAGGGCATCCGGGTGTTCCCTAACTATCATGATTACACGATAGACGACCCTGCGTTGCTGGACCTGGTAAAGATGGCGCGTGACCATGATGTGCCCGTTGCGCTTACGATGCGGGTGGTGGATTCCCGGCAGCGCTCCTGGATGGACCTTGCTGCGGAATGGGCGATGAAAGATTATGTGCCGCTGGTGCAGGCCGTACCGGACGCAAAGTATATGATGCTGAACCTGAGCACCGGCATGGCGCTTTCCGCGGAGCAGGAAACTGTCCTGAAGAACGCGAATGTGCTTTTTGATACCTCGGGCAGGCACATTACCCATTTCGCGAACGTGTACCGGCGTTTTGGAAAGGAAAAATTCGCCTTCGGATCGCACTTCCCGGTATTTGACTACTATACCGGCCTGCTGAGGATCGAATCGTTGCGCCCGGAGGAGGCAGAGGAAGCGGACAGAGCGCTTTTTTGCAGCGGCAATGCCCGGCGTTTCCTGAAGGTATAA
- a CDS encoding glucosamine-6-phosphate deaminase produces the protein MRTFKKDSLDVQVYEDRQTMGREAAALVAGRIRELLAAQPEVNIIFAAAPSQNEFLATLAETVLDWGRVNAFHMDEYIGLDPSAPQLFGAFLDRAIFGKVPFRAVHYINGNAPDIAAECRRYRALLEQHPADIACMGIGENGHLAFNDPPVADFNDRYLVKTVGLEEACRAQQVNDGCFAHISDVPAYAITLTIPALMAAKYIYCMVPGPTKAKAIKDTLTAEISEKVPSTALRRHKQAVLFIDAKSGSLL, from the coding sequence ATGAGAACATTCAAAAAAGACAGCCTGGACGTACAGGTGTATGAAGACCGGCAAACGATGGGCCGCGAGGCCGCGGCACTGGTTGCAGGGAGGATTCGGGAACTGCTGGCGGCACAGCCGGAAGTGAATATCATTTTCGCGGCGGCCCCCTCGCAGAACGAATTTCTGGCCACGCTGGCGGAAACGGTGCTGGATTGGGGCAGGGTCAATGCTTTTCATATGGACGAGTACATTGGCCTGGATCCCTCGGCCCCGCAGCTTTTCGGCGCTTTCCTGGACCGTGCCATCTTCGGAAAGGTACCGTTCAGGGCCGTGCATTATATCAACGGCAATGCGCCGGATATCGCCGCGGAGTGCAGGCGTTACCGTGCCTTGCTGGAACAGCATCCCGCGGATATCGCCTGCATGGGCATCGGGGAGAACGGTCACCTTGCCTTCAACGACCCGCCGGTAGCGGATTTCAATGACCGTTACCTGGTCAAAACAGTAGGGCTGGAAGAAGCCTGCCGAGCGCAACAGGTGAATGACGGCTGCTTCGCCCATATCTCCGATGTGCCGGCATATGCCATCACCCTGACCATCCCCGCGTTGATGGCCGCCAAATATATTTATTGCATGGTGCCAGGCCCCACAAAGGCGAAGGCCATAAAAGACACGCTGACAGCGGAGATCAGCGAAAAAGTACCGTCCACCGCGCTCCGGCGCCACAAACAGGCGGTATTGTTCATCGACGCGAAAAGCGGAAGCCTGCTGTAG
- a CDS encoding Gfo/Idh/MocA family protein — MMQNKHPRRNFIKQTLYAGLGAGVLSQLPLSGFAGMAPEKGKRIGIIGLDTSHSTAFTNLLNDPAAGDKYKGYTVVAAYPYGSREIESSASRIPGYIATVKSKGVKIVDSIKALLKTVDVVLLETNDGRLHKEQALEVIKAGKTMFIDKPVANDIGDAIAIFEAAKQHKVPVFSSSSLRFTEGIEDILSGKKIGKVLAADTFSPAKLEKTHTDFYWYGIHGVEMLFTAMGTGCQSVTRFYQDDMDVVVGVWEDGRIGTFRGTRAGKAAYGGTIFGETGNAAFGAFSYQRLLEKIIPFFETGQPPVRAEETLEICAFIEAAQKSRELGGKPVNIAEIFRQHQ, encoded by the coding sequence ATGATGCAAAACAAACATCCAAGAAGGAATTTCATCAAACAGACATTATACGCCGGCCTCGGCGCAGGCGTGTTGTCGCAGCTGCCTTTGAGCGGATTTGCGGGCATGGCGCCGGAAAAGGGCAAACGTATCGGGATCATCGGTCTGGATACTTCGCACAGCACAGCCTTTACCAATCTGTTGAATGATCCTGCTGCAGGGGACAAGTATAAAGGTTATACAGTGGTAGCCGCCTATCCCTACGGCAGCAGGGAGATCGAATCCAGTGCCAGCAGGATACCCGGTTACATAGCAACCGTAAAATCCAAAGGGGTGAAGATCGTTGATTCGATAAAAGCGCTGTTGAAAACAGTGGATGTTGTGCTGCTGGAAACCAATGACGGGCGCCTGCATAAAGAACAGGCGCTGGAAGTCATCAAAGCCGGCAAGACCATGTTCATCGACAAACCGGTGGCCAATGATATCGGAGACGCCATCGCCATTTTTGAAGCAGCGAAACAACATAAGGTCCCCGTTTTTTCTTCATCCTCACTGCGTTTCACGGAAGGCATTGAAGACATCCTGAGCGGCAAAAAGATCGGGAAAGTGCTGGCTGCGGATACCTTCAGTCCCGCCAAGCTGGAAAAAACGCATACAGATTTCTACTGGTATGGCATTCATGGCGTGGAAATGCTGTTCACCGCCATGGGTACCGGTTGCCAATCAGTCACCCGCTTTTACCAGGATGATATGGATGTAGTGGTAGGTGTATGGGAAGACGGCCGTATCGGCACTTTCCGCGGCACCCGCGCCGGTAAAGCAGCGTATGGCGGCACCATTTTCGGGGAGACAGGGAATGCGGCCTTCGGGGCGTTTTCCTATCAGCGATTGCTGGAAAAGATCATTCCTTTCTTTGAAACCGGCCAGCCGCCTGTACGTGCGGAAGAAACACTGGAAATATGCGCGTTCATTGAAGCGGCGCAGAAAAGCAGGGAGCTGGGCGGCAAGCCGGTGAATATTGCGGAGATATTCCGTCAACATCAATAA
- a CDS encoding DegT/DnrJ/EryC1/StrS aminotransferase family protein, which yields MAAKGIGRRNFISTLTAASIAGMVPSGVFAAQSGRQAGKLAALGGQPVRPAFKKWPKWPYVDDRMVEEVVKTTKSGIWSRIQSPVNGAVASFEKQFAGMTGSKYCIGTGSGTQALAICVEALGIGPGDEVITSPYTDFGTISAILTSRALPVLADLDADSYQLDPADVRRKITPATKAIMPVHIMGLPADMDAMMEMAKEFNLKVIEDACQGALARYRGRALGTIGDLGCFSFQASKSIACGEGGAIVGNDESLMDQCYTVHNHGTNRKGKHVAIGPKNRMNEFEAAILNGQLPTATERFRLRNRNAAYLTSKLKGFPGLVPQRQYAGTESGGYYNYAMSYKKEHFHNATRQQFLKALAAEGIALSPYIPNGLHREPWIDHILELDEYKKMFPAARLREYREAARHLSGCDQVCSEMVVLPGSAALIAGTSDMDDVIRAIMKVHAHREQLTSL from the coding sequence ATGGCAGCTAAAGGTATCGGTCGCCGTAATTTCATCAGCACCCTCACTGCCGCATCCATTGCGGGAATGGTGCCCTCCGGTGTTTTTGCCGCGCAGTCAGGGCGGCAGGCCGGTAAGCTGGCGGCACTTGGCGGTCAGCCTGTACGGCCCGCGTTCAAAAAATGGCCGAAGTGGCCGTATGTGGATGACCGGATGGTCGAGGAAGTGGTGAAAACGACGAAGAGCGGTATCTGGAGCAGGATACAATCGCCCGTGAACGGAGCCGTGGCCAGCTTTGAAAAGCAATTTGCCGGTATGACCGGATCGAAATACTGTATCGGCACCGGTTCGGGTACGCAGGCCCTGGCCATATGCGTGGAAGCGCTGGGCATTGGTCCGGGTGATGAAGTGATCACTTCCCCTTATACTGATTTCGGGACGATCTCTGCCATTCTCACCAGCAGGGCATTGCCGGTACTGGCGGACCTTGATGCGGATTCCTACCAGCTTGATCCGGCGGACGTCCGCAGAAAGATCACCCCGGCAACAAAAGCGATCATGCCGGTGCATATCATGGGATTGCCTGCGGATATGGACGCGATGATGGAGATGGCGAAGGAGTTTAACCTGAAGGTCATCGAAGACGCCTGCCAGGGTGCATTAGCGAGGTATCGCGGCAGAGCGCTGGGTACTATCGGGGACCTGGGCTGCTTTAGCTTCCAGGCCAGTAAATCCATTGCCTGCGGGGAAGGAGGCGCTATTGTCGGTAATGATGAATCGCTCATGGACCAGTGTTATACTGTGCATAATCATGGCACCAACAGGAAAGGCAAACATGTGGCCATCGGCCCCAAGAACCGGATGAATGAATTTGAAGCGGCTATATTAAACGGACAGTTGCCGACGGCCACCGAACGCTTTCGCCTGCGGAACAGGAACGCTGCCTACCTGACCTCGAAGCTGAAAGGATTCCCGGGACTTGTACCGCAGCGGCAGTACGCCGGCACGGAAAGCGGCGGCTATTATAACTACGCCATGTCCTATAAAAAAGAGCACTTCCATAACGCCACACGGCAGCAGTTCCTGAAAGCCCTTGCGGCGGAAGGGATTGCGCTGAGCCCTTATATCCCCAACGGCCTGCACCGCGAGCCGTGGATAGACCACATCCTGGAACTGGATGAATATAAAAAGATGTTCCCGGCGGCGAGATTGCGGGAATACCGCGAGGCCGCCCGGCATCTTTCCGGTTGCGATCAGGTCTGCAGCGAGATGGTGGTGCTGCCGGGCTCTGCTGCACTGATAGCAGGCACCTCGGATATGGACGATGTTATCCGGGCTATCATGAAAGTACATGCGCACAGGGAGCAGCTAACATCGTTATAA
- a CDS encoding sugar MFS transporter, whose translation MTKNAMIPVESLSRRQVAVSIAIIGVMFFMFGFVSWVNAILIPYFKIACELNNFQAYLVTFAFYISYFIMSVPASYLLKSTGFKKGMMVGFWIMAFGAFLFVPAAATRTYGIFLVALFILGTGLAILQTAANPYITILGPKERAAQRISIMGICNKAAGILAPLIFAAVVLRATDSELIKQLPLMTEVQKNAALDELISRVIVPYICVGIFLFLLGLMIRFSPLPDIDTEHESPELRQANQGKSGIMQFPHLVLGAIAIFLHVGTQVIAIDTIIGYAGSMNIPLLEAKVFPSYTLFCTICGYVTGILLIPKFISQVNALRVCTILGTCFSLLIIFSSGEVRLLGHNADISIWFVVLLGLANSLIWAGIWPLALDGLGKFTKLGASVLIMGLSGNAILPLIYGYFADQHGLREAYWVLVPCYLYLVFYAVRGHRARHWSASAPEEKVAVQS comes from the coding sequence ATGACAAAAAACGCAATGATCCCGGTTGAATCGCTTAGCCGGCGCCAGGTGGCCGTATCCATCGCCATCATCGGCGTAATGTTCTTTATGTTCGGATTTGTATCATGGGTGAACGCCATATTGATCCCTTATTTCAAGATCGCCTGCGAGCTGAATAATTTTCAGGCTTACCTGGTGACCTTTGCATTTTACATTTCCTATTTCATCATGTCCGTTCCCGCGTCCTATCTTTTAAAGTCCACCGGCTTTAAAAAGGGAATGATGGTGGGTTTCTGGATCATGGCGTTCGGGGCTTTCCTGTTCGTACCGGCAGCGGCTACACGCACTTACGGGATTTTCCTGGTGGCCCTGTTCATTCTCGGCACCGGGCTGGCCATCCTGCAAACCGCCGCCAATCCATATATCACCATCCTTGGTCCAAAGGAGCGGGCCGCGCAGCGGATCAGCATCATGGGCATCTGCAACAAGGCCGCCGGCATACTGGCGCCGTTGATCTTTGCCGCTGTGGTATTGCGCGCAACGGACAGTGAGCTGATCAAACAGCTGCCGCTGATGACCGAAGTGCAGAAAAACGCCGCGCTGGATGAGCTGATCAGCCGGGTGATCGTACCGTATATCTGTGTGGGGATCTTTCTCTTTCTGCTCGGTCTGATGATCCGGTTCTCACCACTGCCGGATATTGATACGGAACATGAATCTCCCGAACTGCGGCAGGCCAACCAGGGTAAATCGGGCATTATGCAGTTCCCGCACCTGGTGCTCGGCGCGATAGCGATATTCCTGCATGTAGGCACCCAGGTGATCGCCATCGATACCATTATCGGGTATGCCGGTTCCATGAACATTCCCCTGCTGGAGGCGAAGGTCTTTCCCTCATATACGCTGTTCTGCACCATCTGCGGGTATGTGACCGGCATTCTCCTGATCCCGAAGTTCATCAGCCAGGTGAACGCGTTGCGGGTATGCACCATACTCGGCACATGCTTTTCATTGCTCATTATCTTCAGCAGCGGAGAGGTCCGTTTGCTGGGGCATAACGCGGATATTTCCATCTGGTTCGTAGTGTTGCTGGGGCTTGCCAACTCGCTGATATGGGCGGGCATATGGCCGCTGGCGCTGGACGGGCTGGGCAAATTCACCAAACTCGGCGCTTCCGTGCTGATCATGGGCCTCAGCGGCAACGCCATTCTTCCGCTGATATACGGCTATTTTGCAGATCAGCATGGATTGCGGGAGGCCTATTGGGTATTGGTGCCCTGTTATCTCTACCTCGTATTCTACGCCGTGCGCGGGCATCGCGCGCGGCACTGGTCGGCAAGCGCTCCGGAGGAAAAAGTAGCGGTACAATCATGA
- a CDS encoding mandelate racemase/muconate lactonizing enzyme family protein, with the protein MDRRGFVKNTGLLAMLYHLPQSGCKEQRMKMIKVTGTDAQFEREPLKGRFGFKGGYLTELWQTVARLQSDSGATGTGIATQSVLYADAELFADNTEAGGNALMFVLVNEALKFVRDTPFRDPVELLDRLRPLVDAAGRRITGKTYLNPNFVYNALVSIDNAAWLLYAKENGLSNFDEMVPSPYRDALSFRNNRIAIMYQVSYDMPVTDLVHAVKEGYFVIKVKTGFPGTQEEMLAKDMARLTEIHQALKDLRTPHTPDGKLVYTMDANGRYENKSLLLRYLDHARNIGAFDRILLYEEPFVEMNNETVGDLGVRIAADESVHDVADARRRLEQGYGALVLKGIAKTLSQSLKIAREAHLRNVPCLCADLTVNPVLVDWHKNLAARIAPFPGIGMGLMETNGDMNYAHWAEMSRYHRMAGAPWMERKNGVFTLDADFYRQSGGIFDVPPHYERMFI; encoded by the coding sequence ATGGACAGAAGAGGATTTGTGAAAAATACCGGCTTGCTGGCCATGTTATATCATTTACCGCAAAGCGGGTGCAAGGAACAACGTATGAAAATGATCAAAGTGACCGGAACGGATGCGCAATTTGAACGTGAGCCGTTGAAAGGGCGTTTCGGATTCAAAGGCGGTTACCTGACAGAGCTGTGGCAGACCGTTGCCCGCCTGCAGTCGGACTCCGGCGCCACCGGCACCGGCATCGCCACGCAAAGCGTTCTCTATGCAGATGCGGAGCTGTTCGCGGACAATACGGAAGCCGGCGGCAATGCTCTCATGTTCGTACTGGTGAACGAAGCGCTGAAGTTCGTGAGGGACACGCCTTTTCGTGACCCGGTGGAGCTGCTGGACAGGCTCCGGCCGCTGGTGGACGCCGCCGGGCGGAGGATCACCGGGAAAACTTATCTGAACCCGAATTTCGTGTACAATGCGCTGGTAAGCATCGATAACGCAGCCTGGCTGCTTTACGCGAAAGAGAACGGGCTGAGCAATTTTGATGAAATGGTCCCCTCACCATACCGTGATGCGCTTTCTTTCCGCAACAACAGGATCGCCATCATGTACCAGGTGTCTTACGACATGCCGGTCACCGACCTTGTTCATGCCGTTAAAGAAGGCTATTTCGTCATCAAGGTCAAAACCGGTTTTCCTGGTACGCAGGAAGAAATGCTGGCGAAAGACATGGCGCGGCTCACGGAAATACATCAGGCGCTGAAGGACCTCCGAACGCCGCACACACCGGACGGAAAGCTGGTGTACACGATGGATGCGAACGGGCGTTATGAAAACAAATCGCTCTTGCTGCGGTACCTGGACCATGCCCGGAACATCGGGGCGTTTGACCGGATATTGCTGTATGAAGAACCGTTCGTGGAAATGAATAACGAGACCGTTGGGGACCTGGGCGTACGCATTGCGGCGGATGAAAGCGTGCATGATGTGGCGGATGCACGGAGGAGGCTGGAGCAGGGATACGGAGCTCTTGTGCTGAAAGGCATTGCCAAAACCCTGAGCCAGTCCCTGAAAATAGCCCGTGAAGCCCATTTGAGAAATGTTCCCTGCCTGTGCGCGGACCTCACGGTGAACCCGGTGCTGGTAGACTGGCACAAGAACCTCGCCGCCAGGATAGCACCCTTCCCTGGCATTGGCATGGGCTTGATGGAAACGAACGGAGACATGAATTATGCGCATTGGGCGGAAATGAGCCGTTATCACCGCATGGCCGGAGCGCCCTGGATGGAGCGGAAGAACGGTGTTTTTACGCTTGATGCGGATTTTTACCGGCAGAGCGGCGGCATATTCGATGTACCGCCGCACTATGAAAGAATGTTCATCTAA
- the nagA gene encoding N-acetylglucosamine-6-phosphate deacetylase, with amino-acid sequence MSGQLIKITNAHIITPFTVIPNGTVLVEGTHIVAVQEGDMEAEGALVFDAAGHYVMPGFIDIHVHGGGGHDFMDGDEDGFREIARTHLRHGTTAMLPTTLTSDREGIISTLECYQRAAAVPTGGAQFLGLHLEGPYLSMNQRGAQDPAHIRDPDPDEYEAIVKAGGKSIRRWSAAPELPGALPFARFLKANGILPSLAHTDAIYEEALEGYLNGYTLATHLYSAMSGVTRRNAFRYAGVIETAFLLDDMDVEIIADGRHLPAPLLKLICKIKGPARIALITDAMRGAGMPPGESILGNIRSGLPVIIEDGVAKLPDRSSFAGSVATAEQLVRNMVEMAGVPVPEAVQMMTATPARIIGVEERKGVIKPGMDADITICDTGFNVQAVMVMGEFLYRK; translated from the coding sequence ATGAGCGGACAATTGATCAAAATAACGAACGCGCATATTATCACGCCATTCACCGTGATCCCCAATGGCACGGTGCTGGTGGAGGGCACGCATATCGTTGCCGTTCAGGAAGGGGATATGGAAGCGGAAGGAGCATTGGTATTTGATGCCGCCGGCCACTATGTGATGCCGGGGTTTATTGATATTCACGTACACGGCGGCGGCGGGCATGATTTTATGGATGGCGATGAGGACGGATTCCGGGAGATCGCCCGTACGCATTTACGGCATGGTACGACTGCTATGCTGCCCACCACGCTCACCAGTGACCGGGAGGGCATTATCAGCACACTGGAATGTTATCAGCGCGCAGCCGCCGTTCCTACCGGCGGTGCGCAATTCCTGGGCCTTCACCTGGAAGGGCCTTACCTGTCCATGAACCAGCGCGGTGCGCAGGACCCTGCCCATATCCGTGATCCGGACCCGGATGAGTACGAAGCCATTGTGAAGGCAGGGGGGAAGTCCATCCGCAGATGGAGCGCCGCTCCCGAACTGCCCGGTGCGCTGCCATTCGCCCGTTTCCTCAAAGCCAATGGCATCTTGCCTTCACTGGCGCATACCGATGCCATTTACGAAGAAGCGCTGGAAGGTTACCTGAACGGCTACACGCTGGCTACGCATTTGTATTCGGCCATGTCCGGCGTCACCCGCAGGAATGCTTTCCGCTACGCAGGCGTGATAGAGACCGCTTTTTTGCTGGATGATATGGATGTGGAGATCATTGCGGACGGCAGGCATCTGCCCGCGCCGCTGCTGAAACTGATCTGCAAGATAAAAGGACCGGCACGCATTGCGCTGATCACGGATGCCATGCGCGGCGCGGGAATGCCGCCGGGAGAAAGTATCCTGGGCAATATCCGTTCCGGCCTGCCTGTGATCATCGAAGATGGCGTGGCCAAGCTGCCGGACAGATCGTCTTTTGCCGGAAGCGTAGCCACAGCGGAACAACTGGTCCGCAATATGGTGGAAATGGCCGGTGTACCGGTGCCGGAAGCTGTGCAGATGATGACCGCCACGCCCGCCCGCATCATTGGCGTGGAGGAACGGAAAGGTGTTATCAAACCCGGAATGGATGCGGATATCACCATCTGTGATACCGGTTTTAACGTACAGGCCGTCATGGTCATGGGAGAGTTTTTATACCGCAAGTGA